From a region of the candidate division KSB1 bacterium genome:
- a CDS encoding FAD:protein FMN transferase, which yields MLRLFFVIFLIFFFECSGNDIQLFEKKRIIMDTLVSIIIYAKQEPENWQQHVEQAFETMQKIEDLATSFNDSSEVGQLNLNAGHRGISVHKDVLEIIKQAQEVGENSDGAFDVTVLPLLRLWNFKSSNPRVPTQDEVLEKRGLVDFRRIVINDNNVFLPEVNMGMDLGAIAKGYAVDKAVEVLEKYDYKNFMVEAGGDLRAIAGELTRGQRTIWVRHPRKVAGFFAKIKMDEGAVASSGDYERFFEVSGKRFHHIVNPKTGYPASPVVSVTIFSETTVLADAYATAVFVLGPEKGLDFIEKLPETEGLIVYQKEIDSDLILDWKVSKGIARDLEIFNQKGNL from the coding sequence TTGCTCAGACTTTTTTTTGTTATTTTTCTAATTTTCTTTTTCGAGTGTAGCGGGAATGATATTCAATTATTTGAGAAGAAGCGTATTATTATGGACACTTTGGTGTCCATAATAATTTATGCAAAACAGGAACCCGAGAATTGGCAGCAGCATGTTGAGCAGGCTTTTGAGACAATGCAGAAAATTGAAGACCTGGCGACTTCGTTTAACGATTCCAGCGAGGTCGGACAGCTAAATTTAAATGCCGGTCATAGAGGGATTTCAGTTCATAAGGATGTTTTGGAGATCATAAAACAAGCGCAGGAAGTGGGCGAAAATTCCGATGGCGCATTTGACGTGACAGTTTTACCGTTGCTGCGTTTGTGGAATTTCAAATCTTCTAATCCCCGGGTACCGACGCAAGATGAGGTGTTAGAAAAACGCGGGTTGGTTGATTTCAGAAGAATTGTAATTAACGACAACAATGTTTTTTTACCTGAAGTAAATATGGGGATGGATTTAGGGGCGATTGCAAAAGGCTACGCGGTTGATAAAGCGGTTGAAGTTTTAGAAAAGTATGACTATAAAAATTTTATGGTCGAAGCGGGCGGAGATCTTCGCGCCATTGCCGGAGAATTAACGAGAGGACAGCGGACTATTTGGGTTCGTCACCCGAGAAAAGTTGCTGGATTTTTTGCCAAAATAAAAATGGATGAAGGCGCCGTGGCATCCTCTGGAGATTACGAGCGTTTCTTTGAAGTAAGCGGGAAACGGTTTCATCACATTGTAAATCCGAAGACCGGTTATCCGGCCTCCCCAGTTGTCAGCGTTACGATTTTTTCAGAAACCACAGTCTTGGCCGATGCTTATGCCACAGCCGTTTTTGTTCTCGGTCCGGAAAAGGGATTGGATTTCATTGAAAAATTGCCTGAAACGGAAGGTTTGATCGTATATCAGAAAGAAATTGATTCGGACCTAATTCTCGACTGGAAAGTGTCGAAAGGAATTGCAAGAGATCTTGAAATATTTAATCAAAAAGGGAATTTATGA